TTTTAATTTTTGCACGACCATCAATGGTTGGCACTTCGGCCTGGATTCCAAATGCTGCATCAGGAAATGAAATGTGCAGATCATAGGCCACATTCAAACCATCACGGTGCAGATGCGGATGTGCTTCTTCTTCAATCAACACAATCAAATCACCGGGAGCACCGCCACGTTCGCCCATATTTCCTTTTCCTGAAACACTTAACTGCATTCCCTCCTGTACACCTGCCGGTATATCAATAGAAATATTTTCTTCGCCATAAACCCTTCCTTCACCTTTGCAGGCAGTACACTTATTTGCGATGGTAGAACCTTCTCCATTACAAGTTGGACAGGTTGTTACCGTTTGCATTTGACCAAGGAAAGTATTCTGCACTCTTCTTACCTGCCCACTGCCGCCGCAGGTACCGCAGGTTTGCATACTGCTTTTATCTTTTGCACCACTACCACTGCAGGTAGTACAACTCACATATTTTTTTACTTTGATAGTCTTACTTGCACCTTTTGCAATTTCTTCATAATTCATTTTGATACGAACACGGAGATTGCTGCCTCTTACACCTCTGGATCTTCCACCGCCGCCTCTGCGTTGTCCGCCACCACCGCCAAAGAAACTGCCGAAGGGACTGTCATCACCAAAAATATCACCGAACTGGCTGAAGATATCATCCATGTTCATGTTATGGCCGCCGCCAAATCCACCACGGCCATTGCCACTAACACCAGCATGACCATAACGATCATACTGCGATTTTTTATCCGCATCACTCAATATCTCGTAAGCTTCTGCAGCTTCCTTGAATTTTTCTTCCGCTTCTTTATTACCGGGGTTACGGTCGGGGTGAAATTGCATGGCCACCTTACGGTAAGCTTTTTTAATCTCATCCGCAGTTGCAGTTTTACTTACTCCAAGTATTTCGTAAAAGTCTCTTTTCATAATAATGTGCTGATATGCTAATGTGCCAATGAGCTAATGTGGGGTGCCTTCATTAGCACATTACCGCATCAGCTAATCAACTAATTATTTCCCTACTACCACTTTTGCAAAGCGGATGATTTTATCGTTGAGCAAATATCCTTTTTCAATTTCATCCACTACTTTACCAACCATCTTATCATTTGGAGCAGGGATTTCAGTAATGGCTTCATGTTTATCTGCATCAAATTCCTGGCCCTTTGTATCCATTGCCTTTAAGCCACGGCTTTGCAGAATACTGCGGAGCTTATGAAATACCAGTTTCACTCCTTCCAGTTCTTTAGGGTCAAGTGTTTTTGAAAGCTCGGCTTCAGCACGGTCTGCATCATCCACAACTTCCAGCATGGAAATGATCACATCCTTTCCTGCAGTCTGCACCAACTCATTCCGTTCTTTCGCAGTACGGCGGCGGAAATTATCAAACTCAGC
This portion of the Chitinophagaceae bacterium genome encodes:
- a CDS encoding nucleotide exchange factor GrpE; its protein translation is MTEQNNNDLNTSEFSTDESAAGTNLLNEQIAEETELEKLKEAVEEEKNKYLYLMAEFDNFRRRTAKERNELVQTAGKDVIISMLEVVDDADRAEAELSKTLDPKELEGVKLVFHKLRSILQSRGLKAMDTKGQEFDADKHEAITEIPAPNDKMVGKVVDEIEKGYLLNDKIIRFAKVVVGK
- the dnaJ gene encoding molecular chaperone DnaJ, producing MMKRDFYEILGVSKTATADEIKKAYRKVAMQFHPDRNPGNKEAEEKFKEAAEAYEILSDADKKSQYDRYGHAGVSGNGRGGFGGGHNMNMDDIFSQFGDIFGDDSPFGSFFGGGGGQRRGGGGRSRGVRGSNLRVRIKMNYEEIAKGASKTIKVKKYVSCTTCSGSGAKDKSSMQTCGTCGGSGQVRRVQNTFLGQMQTVTTCPTCNGEGSTIANKCTACKGEGRVYGEENISIDIPAGVQEGMQLSVSGKGNMGERGGAPGDLIVLIEEEAHPHLHRDGLNVAYDLHISFPDAAFGIQAEVPTIDGRAKIKIPPGTQSGKVFRLKGKGFPALQSYEKGDQLIYVNIWTPQHLSSEEKAMLEKMQQSQNFHPKPEKGDKGFFERVKEMFS